TGAAATAGTGGACTTGCTGTCGAAGAGGTTGCTTGACGATGTCGCAGACACTATAACACCATACTTCACGCTCACAAACCCCGTGGTCATCATGGCTAGGACCGGCGCGAGAGGCAACCCTGTCAACCTCACGCAGATGGCTGCCCTGCTAGGCCAGCAAACAGTAAGGGGTAAGAGGCTTTCAAGAGGCTACCTGTACAGGTCGCTACCACACTTCAAGCCGAAAGATATAGGGCCTGAGGCAAGAGGCTTCATAGCCAACGGGTTTGTCAACGGGCTTGAAGCCCTTGAAATGTTCTTCCACGCTGCTGCTGGGAGAGAAGGCTTGATAGACACAGCTGTCAGGACAAGCCAGTCAGGGTACATGCAGAGGAGGCTGATAAACGCGTTGCAGGACCTGAGGGTAGAGTATGATGGGACGGTGAGAGCTACTTCTGGAGAGCTTGTCCAACTAGTATATGGTGAAGACGGCGTCGACCCGATGAGAAGCGATCACGGGAAAGCAGTGAATGTTAACAGGGTGATTGAGAAGGTAGTGGGGTGGAAGCTGTGAGCTCCTTAAAAGCCCTTTCCAAGAGCGAGATCGAGAAAATACTGAAGGAGAAGCTTGAAGGATACGTGAGCCCCCAGGTGTACAACGAGGTTAGAGACAAGCTCATCGAGTTGACGAATAAGACAGAGCTCTACGAGAACGAGGTTGAGGCAATAATATCCGAGGTGATTAGAAGGTACAGGTCCTCCATGATTGAGCCAGGCGAGGCTGTTGGCACAGTCGCTGCTCAGAGCCTTGGAGAACCCTCAACCCAGATGACCCTCAGAGTCTTCCACTACGCTGGTCTCAGAGAGTACAACGTCACACTGGGACTCCCCAGGCTTATAGAGATCGTTGATGCTAGGAAGAAGCCTGAAACACCTATTACGGAGATATACCTGGACGATGACCACAAGTATGATGAGGAGAAGGCTAAGGAGATAGCTAGAACCATTGAGACAACGCTTCTAGAAAACATTGCTAAGGGAGTAAGCATAGAGCTCACGGAAATGAACATTGAGCTCGACCAGGAGATGCTGTCGGATAAGGGAATAGCTGTTGAGACAGTGGTTGAAACCTTGAAGTCGTTAAATATTGGAGAGGTTGAGTGGAGCGAGGACAACCCGCTCGTGATCAGGATATTGTTCGAGGAAGAGGTTGACTACGTTAAAGCGGAGAAGATAAGGCAGAAGGTCCTGTCAACCAAGCTGAAGGGTGTTAAAGGAATTAAGAAGGTTATCATCCAGAAAAGAGGGAACGAGTACGTGTTAATAGCTGAGGGAAGCAATCTCGAAGAGCTCATGAAAATCCCAGGGATAGACCATAAGAGGCTGTACACCAACAACGTGTTCGAGATTGAACGGGTGCTCGGGATTGAGGCAGCTAGGGCTGCAATCATCAGGGAGATTAAGAACGTCCTGGATGATCAAGGCTTAGACGTTGACACCAGGCACATAATACTGCTAGCCGACATCATGACTTGGACAGGGCATATAAGGCAGGTTGGTAGAATGGGTGTAGCCGGCGAGAAGCAGAGCGTCTTGGCGAGGGCAACCTTCGAGATGACTGTTCAGAAGCTCCTGGAGGCTGCCGCAATGGGTGAGTCGGACAGGCTGTACGGCATTACCGAAAATATTATAATGGGGCAAGTCATTCCTGTAGGAACAGGAATGGTTCAGATTTATATGTTCCCAACATTGATAAAACCAGAAGCCAGTGAGGAGAAAGAGGGGAGCGAGCAATGAGCACTGCCACTGTGGAGCTGGTTAAGGCTATTCAAACCCTGAGTAAAACCGGCCAGTTCAAGATCGGTTTCAACCAGTCAAAGAAGCTCGTCATGCTGGGAAAGGCCAAGGCCGCTGTCATCGCGGCCAACGCACCACCGCATGTTAAGAGAGACCTGAAATACTACGCGAAGCTGAGCAACATACCTGTTATAGAGTTCCCTGGAACAAACTTCGAGCTGGGGGCTTTGATCGGTAAACCCTTCGGCGTCTCAACAATGGTGATCATCGACCCTGGCCAGTCAAACATCCTGGACCTAGCCAAGGAGGTATCGGGTAATGAGTAAGGAAAGGAGTCAAGTGAAGATAACTCCTGACGAGTTTAGGTACATGGCACTGCTACACGAGATCACGGGCGCCACCGTCAGAGACTGCATCATGGATGAGTCTGAGAACAGGGTCATATTCCTGGTTAACCCCGAGGATATTGGAAAAGCCGTAGGCCCCAAAGGCTTCTTCGTTCAAAAACT
This region of Thermosphaera aggregans genomic DNA includes:
- the rpoA2 gene encoding DNA-directed RNA polymerase subunit A'', with amino-acid sequence MLKEKLEGYVSPQVYNEVRDKLIELTNKTELYENEVEAIISEVIRRYRSSMIEPGEAVGTVAAQSLGEPSTQMTLRVFHYAGLREYNVTLGLPRLIEIVDARKKPETPITEIYLDDDHKYDEEKAKEIARTIETTLLENIAKGVSIELTEMNIELDQEMLSDKGIAVETVVETLKSLNIGEVEWSEDNPLVIRILFEEEVDYVKAEKIRQKVLSTKLKGVKGIKKVIIQKRGNEYVLIAEGSNLEELMKIPGIDHKRLYTNNVFEIERVLGIEAARAAIIREIKNVLDDQGLDVDTRHIILLADIMTWTGHIRQVGRMGVAGEKQSVLARATFEMTVQKLLEAAAMGESDRLYGITENIIMGQVIPVGTGMVQIYMFPTLIKPEASEEKEGSEQ
- a CDS encoding 50S ribosomal protein L30e encodes the protein MSTATVELVKAIQTLSKTGQFKIGFNQSKKLVMLGKAKAAVIAANAPPHVKRDLKYYAKLSNIPVIEFPGTNFELGALIGKPFGVSTMVIIDPGQSNILDLAKEVSGNE